In Flavobacterium endoglycinae, one DNA window encodes the following:
- a CDS encoding glutaminyl-peptide cyclotransferase gives MKKYNFLSVILLGITLIGCGDKNKGENSLFNIDDSAFPAHFLPQESVSIGILNPNSKEIDSIVYFNNDKKVGSTKGTEKFKFELKDQKLGYQYLKATVYYGGNSSDATKRIELVSSVEPKLLNYKIVNTFTHDTTAFTEGLEFHDGVLFESTGQKEDSYFRSVDYKTGKVIKQVDLPKEYFGEGITFFNDKIYQLSWQEKTGFIYDAKTFKLEKTFKYDKDIEGWGMTHDDKYIYHSDGTEKIWKMDPQTQKLIDYINVYSGSSKIKAINELELINGKFYANVWQKDAIAVVNPTSGAVEGIINLSGLRKFLKAKNAEVLNGIAYNPATKTIFVTGKYWDKMFEITVSE, from the coding sequence ATGAAAAAATATAACTTCCTATCTGTCATTTTATTAGGAATCACTTTAATTGGATGCGGAGATAAAAATAAAGGTGAAAATTCTTTATTTAATATTGATGATTCTGCTTTTCCAGCCCATTTTTTACCTCAAGAATCAGTTTCAATAGGAATTTTGAACCCAAATTCGAAAGAAATCGACAGCATTGTGTACTTCAATAATGATAAAAAAGTGGGAAGTACAAAAGGTACTGAAAAATTTAAGTTTGAATTAAAAGATCAAAAATTAGGATATCAGTATTTAAAAGCAACCGTTTATTACGGAGGAAATTCATCTGATGCGACAAAACGTATTGAATTAGTTTCTAGTGTTGAACCAAAACTTTTAAACTATAAAATCGTAAACACTTTTACACATGACACAACTGCTTTTACAGAAGGTTTAGAATTTCACGATGGTGTTTTATTTGAAAGTACTGGTCAAAAAGAAGATTCTTACTTTAGATCTGTAGATTATAAAACTGGAAAAGTAATTAAACAAGTAGATCTTCCTAAAGAATATTTTGGAGAAGGAATCACTTTCTTTAATGATAAAATCTATCAGTTGAGCTGGCAGGAAAAAACAGGTTTTATCTATGATGCAAAAACATTCAAATTAGAAAAAACGTTCAAATACGATAAAGATATTGAAGGCTGGGGAATGACACATGACGACAAATATATTTATCATTCTGACGGAACAGAAAAAATCTGGAAAATGGATCCGCAGACTCAAAAATTGATTGATTATATCAATGTGTACTCTGGAAGTTCTAAAATTAAAGCTATAAATGAATTAGAATTAATCAACGGAAAATTCTATGCAAATGTATGGCAGAAAGATGCTATTGCAGTTGTAAATCCCACATCTGGTGCTGTGGAAGGTATTATCAATTTATCAGGTTTACGTAAATTCCTTAAAGCTAAAAATGCTGAAGTATTAAATGGTATTGCTTACAACCCTGCCACCAAAACTATTTTTGTAACTGGTAAATACTGGGATAAAATGTTTGAAATAACAGTTTCAGAATAA
- a CDS encoding SusD/RagB family nutrient-binding outer membrane lipoprotein: MKFNQIIIAVLTLFIAVGCTDNFEELEKDPVALSANPAGQLTFTQLCMSGDGFYQWRANLIYSGGFVQHYAGAWNVTEFGSKFKKDDGYATALWRNGYQNELKNVVDILEKTNGDPAAVNMNAVAKIMRVMVAHRITDLYGDIPYSEAGLGFSKGIVTPKYDKQEDIYASFFHDLEEAYNQLNPNGGSVKGDLFYKGDISKWKKLANTLRLRLGMRLSEVKPAEAEKQVKAALQAGVFASNDDNCIMHHLDATFNDDPASIDFRGNGLAYALVGNENGDHFSTLVIDFLRDNGDPRLPMYATPKTTSSLAWGAPLQPGETPYEGVKPGLFQWEVPMGASSTSGIQSYFKQKTTPFLHVSYSETQLLLAEAAFRGWVSGSAADYYRKGVEAGIKQLEIYGATPATQAAIDTYLNAKPLVAGQEKKQIATQLWITYIFNSIEAYSNWRRTGFPVLIPITNPDSETGGITPKRLYYPNDEMQKNEANYLEALSRMGGKNDWLNKVWWDAN, encoded by the coding sequence ATGAAATTTAATCAAATAATTATAGCCGTACTCACATTGTTTATTGCAGTAGGCTGTACAGATAATTTTGAAGAACTGGAGAAAGATCCGGTTGCGTTGTCAGCAAATCCAGCTGGGCAGCTTACCTTCACCCAATTATGTATGTCGGGTGATGGATTTTACCAATGGAGAGCCAATTTAATTTATTCAGGAGGTTTTGTGCAGCATTATGCAGGTGCTTGGAACGTAACTGAGTTTGGAAGCAAATTCAAAAAAGACGATGGATATGCAACCGCTCTTTGGAGAAATGGGTACCAAAACGAATTAAAAAACGTGGTTGATATTCTTGAAAAAACAAATGGCGATCCAGCAGCTGTCAACATGAATGCCGTTGCTAAAATTATGAGAGTAATGGTGGCGCACCGTATTACGGATTTGTATGGAGATATTCCTTATTCTGAAGCTGGTTTAGGTTTTTCAAAAGGAATTGTAACTCCTAAATATGATAAACAAGAAGATATTTATGCTTCATTTTTTCATGATTTAGAAGAAGCTTATAATCAATTAAATCCGAATGGTGGCTCTGTAAAAGGTGATTTATTCTACAAAGGAGATATTTCTAAATGGAAAAAATTAGCCAATACATTACGCTTACGTTTAGGTATGAGACTTTCTGAGGTAAAACCAGCAGAAGCAGAAAAACAAGTGAAAGCAGCTTTACAAGCAGGTGTTTTTGCAAGTAACGATGACAACTGTATTATGCACCATTTAGATGCTACTTTTAATGATGATCCAGCATCAATCGATTTTAGAGGAAATGGATTAGCTTATGCACTTGTAGGAAATGAAAATGGAGATCATTTTAGTACTTTGGTTATTGACTTTTTAAGAGATAACGGAGATCCTAGATTACCAATGTATGCAACTCCAAAAACAACGAGCAGTCTTGCTTGGGGAGCACCATTACAGCCGGGAGAAACACCTTATGAAGGCGTAAAACCAGGACTTTTTCAGTGGGAAGTTCCAATGGGAGCAAGTTCGACTTCTGGAATCCAATCGTATTTCAAACAAAAAACTACACCATTTTTACATGTAAGTTATTCTGAAACACAATTATTACTTGCAGAAGCGGCATTTAGAGGATGGGTTTCAGGTTCAGCAGCAGATTATTACAGAAAAGGAGTTGAAGCAGGTATTAAGCAATTAGAGATTTACGGAGCAACACCAGCAACTCAAGCTGCTATTGATACGTATTTAAATGCTAAACCTTTAGTTGCAGGACAAGAGAAAAAACAAATTGCAACACAATTATGGATTACTTATATATTTAACAGTATTGAAGCGTATTCAAACTGGAGAAGAACAGGATTCCCTGTGTTGATTCCAATTACAAATCCAGATTCTGAAACAGGAGGAATTACACCAAAACGTTTGTATTATCCTAATGATGAAATGCAGAAAAATGAAGCAAATTATTTAGAAGCTTTATCAAGAATGGGAGGTAAAAATGATTGGTTGAATAAAGTTTGGTGGGATGCCAATTAA
- a CDS encoding sensor histidine kinase, with translation MKEIQKLKFDIKLQNHIWFWGTYFTLNFLRWGAYFNDYPYSFKSNLIEFSLHIPLVYFNLFILVPKYVLKQKYITYTLALLVSLFGIYLLKTALTYYIVSENIWPEANREYHPFEINHIVAVCIGELYVLAMASSVYLTLTWLRERERNRSLRENQFKIKLKYLENQIQPHFFFNTLNNLYALSLESSDKVPDVIIKLSNLMEYVLYDVKGTKFVPLIKEIDYIQNYIEIEKLRFENVEVTINLESNIEDVVVPPLIFISLVENAFKHGGVNNNNFKIKINCKVVDNKMLYFEILNNFVISQNRKSKGGIGLVNTKKRLKLIYKNHFSLKDTTKLNYYIIRLQIPIQNEN, from the coding sequence TTGAAAGAAATTCAAAAACTAAAATTTGACATCAAACTTCAAAATCACATTTGGTTCTGGGGAACTTACTTTACTCTCAACTTTTTACGATGGGGAGCTTATTTTAACGACTATCCCTATTCGTTTAAATCAAATCTTATTGAATTTTCGCTTCATATTCCACTTGTTTATTTTAATCTATTTATTTTAGTTCCGAAATATGTCTTAAAACAGAAGTACATTACTTATACGCTGGCGTTATTAGTTAGTCTTTTCGGAATTTATTTATTAAAAACCGCTCTTACCTATTATATAGTATCCGAAAATATCTGGCCGGAAGCCAATAGAGAATATCATCCATTTGAAATAAATCATATCGTAGCAGTTTGTATTGGAGAGTTGTATGTGCTTGCAATGGCTTCTTCAGTTTATCTTACGTTAACGTGGCTTCGCGAAAGGGAAAGAAACCGATCGCTAAGAGAAAATCAATTTAAAATCAAACTGAAATATCTGGAAAACCAAATCCAGCCTCATTTTTTCTTCAATACTTTAAATAATCTATATGCTTTATCTTTAGAATCTTCAGATAAAGTTCCAGATGTCATTATCAAACTTTCCAATTTGATGGAATATGTATTGTATGATGTAAAAGGAACCAAGTTTGTACCGTTGATAAAAGAAATAGATTACATTCAAAACTATATTGAAATAGAAAAATTACGTTTTGAGAATGTTGAAGTTACGATCAATTTAGAATCGAATATTGAAGATGTTGTTGTCCCCCCGTTAATTTTTATTTCATTGGTTGAAAATGCTTTTAAACATGGCGGAGTTAACAACAATAACTTCAAAATCAAAATCAACTGCAAAGTTGTCGACAATAAAATGTTGTACTTTGAAATCTTAAATAATTTTGTAATTTCACAAAATCGAAAGTCCAAAGGCGGTATTGGTTTAGTTAATACAAAGAAAAGACTAAAGTTAATTTACAAAAATCATTTCAGTTTAAAAGACACAACAAAACTAAATTACTATATAATCCGTTTGCAAATACCAATTCAGAATGAAAATTAG
- the fsa gene encoding fructose-6-phosphate aldolase has protein sequence MKFFIDTANLAQIKEAQALGVLDGVTTNPSLMAKEGITGKNNILKHYVDICNLVDGDVSAEVNALDFEGMVKEGEELAELHEQIVVKLPMTKEGVMAAKYFSDKGIKTNVTLVFSVGQAILAAKAGATYVSPFVGRLDDVSTDGLNLIQEIREVYDNYGYETQILAASVRHTMHIVNCAKIGADVMTGPLSAIYGLLKHPLTDIGLAQFVADFEKGNK, from the coding sequence ATGAAATTTTTTATAGACACAGCTAATTTAGCTCAAATTAAAGAAGCACAAGCTTTAGGTGTTTTGGATGGTGTAACTACTAATCCATCATTAATGGCAAAAGAAGGCATTACTGGAAAAAACAATATCCTTAAACATTATGTAGACATTTGCAATCTTGTTGATGGTGATGTAAGTGCTGAAGTAAACGCTCTTGACTTTGAGGGAATGGTGAAAGAAGGTGAGGAGTTAGCTGAATTACATGAGCAGATTGTTGTAAAACTTCCTATGACTAAAGAAGGTGTTATGGCAGCTAAATATTTTTCTGATAAAGGAATCAAAACTAATGTAACACTTGTGTTTTCTGTAGGGCAGGCTATTTTAGCAGCTAAAGCAGGAGCTACTTATGTTTCTCCATTCGTGGGACGTTTAGATGATGTTTCTACAGATGGATTAAACTTAATCCAAGAAATTAGGGAAGTTTACGATAACTACGGTTACGAAACTCAAATCCTTGCCGCTTCTGTACGTCACACTATGCACATTGTAAACTGTGCTAAAATTGGTGCTGATGTTATGACTGGACCACTTTCTGCAATTTACGGATTGTTGAAACATCCATTAACTGATATTGGATTGGCTCAGTTTGTTGCTGATTTCGAAAAAGGAAATAAGTAA
- a CDS encoding MFS transporter, protein MSSENVQTKWGQFISLIIVFFFWGFVGSANDILIPVFKKVFTLSQVQSQLVAWAFYAAYFVGSIIFFLVSLKLDVLQKFGYKKTLSAGLVLSAVGSFLFVPAATMESFPFFLTALFTVGLGFSIQQIVANPLAIKMGSPQTGAHRLTLAGGINSFGTTIGAILLGIALFGMGDNKKTALSLEDIKLPFIILGLAFIAVAIFMNFSKIEDPEKLEEAVIKDAHSSFNILDYPQLYLGMLAIFIYVGTEVTIISNLPALLHTHEFGNILEDAVAPFIALYWGSLMIGRWNGGVNVFDTSKLVNTALKFIVPAIAFGVIIGANIFAAHDVSSFYIYPIWILLFIGVSFIGGKNAGKTLMLFGLSGITMMIAGLAWPDPEIAKFFFISGGLFLSIMWPSIFDLAIAGLGKNTGKASSFLIMMILGGGVIPLIQGSICDFDITKPEGILGISWTHFSYIVPLLGFAYLAFYGFYCPQILKKQGISHVESEGGGH, encoded by the coding sequence ATGAGTTCAGAAAATGTTCAAACCAAGTGGGGGCAGTTTATCTCATTGATAATCGTCTTCTTCTTTTGGGGTTTTGTTGGTTCTGCCAATGATATCCTGATACCAGTATTCAAAAAAGTATTTACTTTATCACAAGTACAATCACAGTTAGTAGCCTGGGCATTTTATGCTGCTTATTTTGTGGGATCAATTATCTTCTTTTTAGTTTCTTTAAAATTAGATGTCCTTCAAAAATTTGGATACAAAAAAACACTTTCAGCTGGTTTAGTTCTTTCAGCAGTTGGATCGTTTTTATTTGTTCCAGCAGCGACAATGGAAAGCTTTCCATTCTTTTTAACTGCTTTGTTTACTGTTGGTTTAGGATTTTCAATTCAACAAATTGTAGCCAATCCATTAGCTATTAAAATGGGAAGCCCTCAAACTGGAGCGCACCGTTTAACATTGGCTGGAGGTATCAACTCGTTCGGAACCACAATTGGAGCTATCTTATTAGGTATCGCTTTATTTGGAATGGGAGATAACAAAAAAACAGCTCTTTCCTTAGAAGATATCAAATTACCATTTATTATTCTTGGTCTTGCTTTTATCGCAGTGGCTATTTTCATGAACTTCTCAAAAATCGAAGATCCTGAAAAACTAGAAGAAGCCGTTATCAAAGATGCCCACAGCAGTTTTAATATCCTTGATTATCCACAATTATATCTTGGAATGCTTGCGATCTTCATTTATGTTGGAACAGAAGTTACTATTATTAGTAATTTACCAGCGTTATTACATACTCACGAATTTGGAAATATTTTAGAAGATGCCGTTGCGCCATTTATCGCCCTTTACTGGGGAAGTTTAATGATTGGTCGTTGGAATGGTGGTGTTAACGTTTTTGACACATCAAAATTGGTAAACACAGCACTAAAATTCATCGTACCAGCTATTGCATTTGGTGTAATCATTGGTGCTAATATTTTTGCTGCTCACGATGTATCTTCATTTTACATTTACCCAATCTGGATTTTATTATTCATTGGAGTAAGTTTTATAGGAGGAAAAAATGCAGGAAAAACGTTGATGCTTTTTGGTCTTTCAGGAATCACAATGATGATTGCTGGATTAGCTTGGCCAGATCCTGAAATTGCTAAATTCTTCTTTATCTCTGGAGGTTTATTTTTATCGATCATGTGGCCTTCTATCTTCGACTTAGCAATTGCAGGTTTAGGAAAAAACACCGGAAAAGCTTCTTCATTCTTAATCATGATGATTCTTGGTGGTGGAGTTATTCCATTGATTCAAGGAAGTATCTGTGATTTTGATATTACAAAACCAGAAGGTATTTTAGGAATCTCATGGACACACTTCTCTTATATTGTACCATTATTAGGTTTTGCATATTTAGCATTCTATGGTTTCTACTGTCCACAAATACTTAAAAAACAAGGTATCAGCCACGTCGAAAGTGAAGGCGGTGGGCACTAA
- a CDS encoding LytR/AlgR family response regulator transcription factor, with amino-acid sequence MKIRCVLIDDEPLAIKVLQNYFTNFTDFEVIGTFNNSLEALDFINSTSVDAVFLDINMPMMTGFELISLIENKTKVIITTAFREFAAESYDLDVLDYLVKPIPLPRFIKCINKITTEYNLKNNIKIDAVKGDSHIFIKVDKKMMKINIEEILFIEGMKEYIKVVTPDKTYITHKSLTSLSEELPGDRFLRIHKSYVIAVNKVKSIEGNRIQIQSYTIPIGRNYSKDVKNRIFE; translated from the coding sequence ATGAAAATTAGATGCGTATTGATTGATGATGAGCCTTTAGCTATTAAAGTTCTGCAAAATTATTTTACTAATTTCACAGATTTTGAAGTTATAGGAACATTCAATAATTCTTTAGAAGCACTGGATTTTATAAACAGCACTTCTGTAGATGCCGTTTTTTTAGACATCAATATGCCTATGATGACTGGTTTTGAATTGATAAGTCTTATTGAAAACAAAACCAAGGTTATTATAACCACAGCTTTTAGGGAATTTGCCGCAGAAAGTTATGATCTTGATGTTTTAGATTATCTTGTAAAACCCATTCCGCTGCCAAGATTTATAAAATGCATCAACAAGATTACCACGGAGTATAACTTAAAAAACAATATTAAAATTGATGCTGTAAAAGGCGATTCTCATATTTTTATTAAAGTCGATAAAAAGATGATGAAAATTAATATTGAAGAAATTCTTTTTATAGAAGGAATGAAGGAATATATCAAAGTTGTAACGCCAGACAAAACCTATATTACTCATAAATCATTAACGTCATTATCCGAAGAATTGCCTGGCGACCGTTTTCTGCGTATTCATAAATCGTACGTAATTGCTGTAAACAAGGTAAAATCTATTGAAGGAAACCGCATTCAAATCCAGTCTTACACGATACCAATTGGAAGAAATTACAGCAAAGACGTAAAAAATAGAATTTTCGAATAA
- a CDS encoding SusC/RagA family TonB-linked outer membrane protein codes for MKQIMLILMIAFTVQVSLAQVKTVKGLVSDQNGLPLPGVSILVQGTKTSSQSDYDGMYTIQASAGDVLVFSYIGIKTKTVTVGTSATVNVVLTQDTQNLNEVVVTALGIKRQKKELGYAVQDVKGEQLNKAITTNVTSALSGRIAGVDVSIPATGIAGSTRVIIRGISSIGESNQPLYIVDGVPIDNSGLNNDQAATSKWFDGRDNGDGISSINPNNIESLTVLKGAAAAALYGSRALNGVVLITTKKGSKGKLRVELTSGVNFDRVNAKYSDYQTEYGTGSNGALPDPAKAPTEIYGYTTNAWGPKFSESVGQQVKIFDGSMRPYARVENNIQDFFRTGFTTTNGIAVSGGNDSGFVRFGFNNLKNDDVVPGSGLERNDATLNATLKSEKFTLDANVNYIAENTNNRPALGDSPNNVGYSLSGLAPNIDQAWLKNYKNQDTGQIYPWNNNVYLLNPYFVTEENHNTSVKNRFIGNVTGTYQLKKWIALTFRTGLDTYNFSAKDFMAAGSTWPGRDEGYLGLNNINVSEMNTDIIATLSDIKLAKDLTFSGILGTARRDFRREQNSRFGTKIIEPGTEYISNFVNKTENAPVETKTRTNSVYGSAKFDYKGYLYAEFTGRNDWFSVIYSGDESAFYPAGSLGFVFSDAFNIQNDTFSYGKFRASWAQVSNSPGAYKNALNYTTFSSYDGQSVVNIKNTAAPNPNLTYQSKTGVEFGFETAFFKNRLRADVTLYREDTSDQTLDLPSSATSGYEFVSVNAGKLRNEGIEVFLSGTPIKTNSFEWGIDLNFSKNKNSIISLHPDINTYTISEARWAGAAVVAQVGGQYGTIMGRDFLRNENGEKVVAANGLPLFTDEKVALGKGLPDWAAGLTNRFTYKGITLQFLIDMKFGMDVYSMTNSLAATKGLLDVTTDGRDAYNHARAEAIANDPNFSQSTWVPTAGYVAEGVVNTGTAANPVYVKNTKPVNPQDYWNTVFNNSPAPFVYDASYVKLREVSLGYTIPSSVFEGAKISSIYVSAFARNLLTFNKDLPNIDPESMYTSGNGQGFEYGSLPFRQSYGFNIKVAF; via the coding sequence ATGAAACAAATTATGTTAATCCTTATGATTGCTTTTACGGTGCAGGTTTCGCTTGCACAAGTAAAGACAGTTAAAGGTTTGGTAAGCGATCAAAACGGATTGCCGCTGCCAGGGGTAAGTATTCTTGTTCAGGGTACGAAGACGTCAAGTCAATCCGATTATGACGGTATGTATACGATTCAGGCATCAGCAGGAGATGTTCTGGTTTTCTCGTATATAGGTATTAAAACTAAAACAGTAACAGTTGGGACTTCAGCAACAGTAAATGTAGTGTTGACTCAGGACACACAAAATCTGAATGAAGTTGTTGTTACGGCTTTAGGTATCAAAAGACAAAAGAAAGAACTTGGTTATGCTGTTCAAGACGTTAAAGGTGAACAATTGAATAAGGCAATTACAACCAATGTAACTTCTGCTTTATCAGGTAGAATTGCCGGTGTAGATGTTTCTATACCAGCAACAGGAATCGCAGGAAGTACAAGAGTTATTATTAGAGGTATTTCTAGTATTGGTGAAAGTAACCAGCCTCTATACATTGTAGATGGTGTTCCTATTGATAACTCAGGTTTAAATAATGATCAGGCAGCTACTAGCAAATGGTTTGATGGCCGTGATAACGGAGATGGGATTTCAAGTATTAACCCAAACAACATCGAAAGTTTAACGGTACTTAAAGGAGCTGCTGCTGCGGCTTTATACGGTTCACGAGCTTTAAATGGGGTAGTTTTAATTACAACTAAAAAAGGAAGCAAAGGTAAACTTCGCGTTGAATTAACAAGCGGAGTAAATTTTGACAGAGTAAATGCAAAATACTCTGATTATCAAACAGAATACGGAACAGGATCCAACGGTGCTCTTCCAGATCCTGCAAAAGCACCAACTGAAATTTATGGGTACACTACTAATGCGTGGGGACCTAAATTTTCTGAAAGTGTAGGACAACAGGTTAAAATTTTCGACGGTTCTATGAGACCTTACGCTAGAGTAGAAAACAATATTCAGGATTTCTTTAGAACTGGCTTTACAACTACAAACGGAATTGCGGTTTCTGGAGGTAATGACAGCGGATTTGTGCGTTTTGGTTTCAATAACTTGAAAAACGATGACGTCGTTCCAGGATCTGGATTAGAAAGAAACGACGCTACTTTGAATGCGACTTTAAAATCAGAAAAATTTACGTTAGATGCAAATGTGAATTATATCGCTGAAAATACAAACAATAGACCAGCTTTAGGAGATTCTCCAAATAACGTTGGATATTCATTAAGTGGTTTAGCGCCAAATATTGACCAAGCTTGGCTGAAAAATTATAAAAATCAAGACACTGGACAGATTTATCCATGGAACAACAATGTTTATTTGTTGAATCCTTATTTTGTCACCGAGGAAAATCACAATACATCAGTTAAAAATCGTTTCATTGGAAATGTTACAGGAACATATCAATTGAAAAAATGGATCGCTTTAACTTTTAGAACAGGTCTTGACACTTACAATTTTAGTGCAAAAGATTTCATGGCGGCAGGAAGCACCTGGCCGGGAAGAGATGAAGGCTATCTTGGTTTAAATAATATTAATGTATCTGAAATGAATACTGATATTATTGCCACTTTGAGCGATATTAAGTTAGCAAAAGATTTAACTTTTTCTGGAATTTTAGGTACAGCAAGAAGAGATTTTAGAAGAGAGCAAAATTCAAGATTTGGAACAAAAATTATTGAGCCGGGAACTGAATACATCAGCAACTTTGTAAATAAAACAGAAAACGCTCCCGTTGAAACAAAAACAAGAACAAATTCAGTTTACGGATCTGCGAAATTTGATTACAAAGGGTATCTATATGCTGAGTTTACAGGAAGAAATGACTGGTTTAGTGTAATTTACAGCGGAGATGAAAGTGCATTTTATCCTGCGGGTTCGTTAGGATTTGTATTCTCTGATGCATTTAACATTCAAAACGATACTTTTTCTTATGGTAAATTTAGAGCATCTTGGGCTCAGGTTTCGAACTCACCAGGGGCTTATAAAAATGCATTAAACTATACTACGTTTTCTTCATACGACGGTCAGAGTGTTGTGAATATTAAAAATACTGCGGCACCAAACCCTAATTTAACATATCAGTCAAAAACAGGAGTTGAGTTTGGATTTGAAACAGCTTTCTTCAAAAACAGATTAAGAGCAGATGTTACTTTATATCGTGAAGACACATCAGATCAAACACTTGACTTACCTTCATCAGCAACATCAGGATATGAATTTGTTTCTGTAAATGCTGGAAAATTACGTAACGAAGGTATTGAGGTATTCTTATCAGGAACTCCAATAAAAACAAACAGTTTTGAATGGGGAATTGATTTGAACTTCTCAAAAAACAAAAACTCTATCATTTCATTGCATCCAGATATTAATACCTATACAATATCCGAAGCTCGTTGGGCTGGAGCAGCTGTTGTTGCGCAGGTTGGCGGCCAATACGGAACTATTATGGGTAGAGATTTCTTAAGAAATGAAAATGGAGAAAAAGTAGTTGCGGCAAATGGACTACCATTATTTACAGATGAAAAAGTAGCCTTAGGAAAAGGACTTCCTGATTGGGCTGCTGGTTTAACCAATAGATTTACTTACAAAGGAATCACGCTTCAATTCTTAATTGATATGAAATTTGGTATGGATGTATATTCTATGACGAATTCATTGGCGGCAACAAAAGGACTTTTGGATGTAACTACTGATGGTAGAGATGCTTACAATCATGCAAGAGCAGAAGCAATTGCAAATGATCCTAACTTTAGCCAGTCTACATGGGTTCCAACAGCTGGATATGTGGCAGAAGGTGTGGTAAATACAGGAACAGCAGCAAATCCGGTTTATGTAAAAAATACAAAACCTGTTAATCCACAAGATTACTGGAATACAGTATTTAACAACTCACCAGCGCCATTTGTTTACGATGCATCTTATGTGAAATTAAGAGAGGTAAGTTTAGGATATACTATTCCTTCAAGTGTTTTCGAAGGAGCAAAAATAAGTTCAATTTATGTTTCGGCATTTGCAAGAAACTTGTTGACTTTCAATAAAGATCTTCCAAATATTGACCCAGAATCTATGTATACTTCTGGAAACGGACAAGGTTTTGAATATGGTTCATTGCCATTTAGACAATCTTACGGTTTTAATATTAAAGTTGCATTCTAA
- a CDS encoding SDR family oxidoreductase, translated as MSKVVLITGGSSGIGKSIGEFLHKKGFVVYGTSRNPEKIQNSVFPLLALDVRNSETIKSAVEEVIKLSGRLDIVINNAGVGITGPLEEIPMEEIKNNFETNFFGPIEVMKSVLPQMREQKSGLIINITSIAAYMGLPYRSVYSASKGALELITEALRMEVKQFGIEITNVAPGDFATNIAAGRYHAPVVKDSAYEKVYGDVLATMNEHVDAGSNPNEMAEAIYKIIQNDKPKVHYKVGVFMQKFSIVLKRALPDKMYEKMLMNHYKL; from the coding sequence ATGAGTAAAGTCGTTTTAATTACCGGAGGTTCCTCAGGAATTGGAAAATCTATTGGTGAATTTTTGCATAAAAAAGGTTTTGTAGTATATGGAACAAGCCGAAATCCTGAAAAAATACAAAATTCTGTTTTTCCTTTACTGGCTTTAGATGTTCGAAATTCTGAAACTATTAAATCTGCTGTTGAAGAAGTTATTAAGCTTTCAGGAAGATTGGATATTGTAATTAACAACGCCGGAGTAGGAATCACTGGTCCACTTGAAGAAATCCCGATGGAGGAAATCAAGAATAACTTCGAAACCAACTTTTTTGGTCCTATAGAAGTTATGAAATCGGTTTTGCCTCAAATGCGTGAGCAGAAATCAGGCTTAATTATCAACATTACTTCCATCGCAGCTTATATGGGGTTGCCTTATAGAAGCGTTTATTCCGCTTCAAAAGGGGCTTTAGAATTGATTACAGAAGCTTTACGAATGGAGGTAAAGCAGTTTGGAATCGAAATCACAAACGTTGCTCCGGGAGATTTTGCTACAAATATTGCAGCAGGCCGTTATCATGCTCCAGTGGTAAAAGATTCTGCTTACGAAAAAGTATATGGTGATGTACTTGCCACTATGAACGAACATGTTGATGCTGGAAGTAATCCAAATGAAATGGCAGAAGCGATTTATAAAATCATACAAAATGATAAGCCGAAAGTTCATTATAAAGTTGGGGTGTTTATGCAGAAGTTTTCAATCGTCTTAAAGCGTGCACTTCCAGATAAAATGTATGAGAAAATGCTTATGAATCATTATAAATTATAA